A stretch of the Opisthocomus hoazin isolate bOpiHoa1 chromosome 2, bOpiHoa1.hap1, whole genome shotgun sequence genome encodes the following:
- the SNX5 gene encoding sorting nexin-5: protein MALLREDVQSKLRSVSVDLNVDPSLQIDIPDALSEKDRVKFTVHTKTTLPAFQSPEFSVTRQHEDFVWLHDTLTETEEYAGLIIPPAPSKPDFDGPREKMQKLGEGEVSMTKEEFAKMKQELEAEYLAVFKKTVSSHEIFLQRISSHPVLSKDRNFHVFLEYDQDLSVRRKNTKEMFGGFLKSVVKSADEVLFSGVKEVEDFFEQEKTFLVNYYNRIKDACAKADKMTRSHKNVADDYIYTSACLNSLALEEPTVIKKYLLKVAELFEKLRKVESRVSSDEDLKLSELLRYYMLNIEAAKDLLYRRTRALVDYENSNKALDKARLKSKDVRLAEAHQQDCCQKFEKISESAKQELMSFKQKRIAAFRKNLIEMAELEIKHAKNNVSLLQSCIDLFKN from the exons ATGGCTCTGCTCCGGGAGGACGTGCAGAGCAAG TTGAGGTCTGTATCTGTAGACCTGAACGTtgatccttctctccaaattgacATACCTGATGCCCTAAGTGAAAAGGACAGAGTGAAGTTCACTGTGCATACTAAG ACTACACTGCCAGCTTTTCAAAGCCCTGAGTTTTCAGTTACAAGGCAGCATGAAGACTTTGTGTGGCTGCATGATACACTCACTGAAACTGAAGAGTATGCAGGACTCATT ATACCTCCAGCACCTTCAAAGCCTGACTTTGATGGTCCCAGAGAGAAGATGCAGAAGCTAGGGGAAGGAGAAGTGTCTATGACGAAAGAAGAGTTTGCCAAAATGAAGCAAGAGCTAGAAGC TGAATACCTCGCTGTCTTCAAGAAGACTGTATCATCACATGAAATCTTCCTTCAGCGGATTTCTTCTCATCCTGTGCTCAGCAAAGATCGCAATTTTCATGTTTTCCTGGAGTATGACCAGGAT CTGAGCGTTCGGaggaaaaacacaaaagagatgtttggtggctttttaaaaagtgtggtAAAGAGCGCTGATGAAGTCCTCTTCTCTGGAGTCAAG GAAGTAGAAGACTTTTTTGAGCAAGAGAAGACTTTTCTTGTAAACTACTACAACAGAATCAAGGATGCATGTGCAAAAGCAGATAAGATGACAAGATCTCATAAAA ATGTTGCAGATGACTATATTTATACTTCAGCTTGCTTGAACAGCCTGGCATTAGAAGAACCTACAGTTATCAAAAA gtacTTGTTGAAAGTTGCTGAGCTGTTTGAGAAACTCAGG AAGGTAGAGAGTAGAGTTTCATCTGATGAAGACTTAAAGCTCTCTGAACTGTTGAGATACTACATGCTCAATATAGAAGCTGCTAAG GATCTTCTGTACAGACGTACAAGGGCTCTTGTCGACTATGAAAACTCAAACAAAGCTCTAGATAAAGCCAGACTAAAGAGCAAGGACGTCAGGCTGGCTGAGGCACATCAGCAGGATTGTTGTCAGAAGTTTGAAAAGATTTCAGAATCTGCAAAACAAG AACTGATGAGCTTCAAACAAAAGAGAATAGCAGCATTCCGCAAAAACCTAATTGAAATGGCAGAACTGGAAATAAAACATGCAAAG AACAATGTCTCTCTCCTGCAAAGCTGTATTGACTTATTCAAGAACTAA